ATTTGGTGGTATTTGTTGAGGAGGGAATTGTGAATACATtggttgttgaaattgttgatgatgttgttgttgttgaaatggtggtggtggtggttgtggtcCTTGAGGAACACCTTGTAATGCCTGTGGTTCTTTTCTTGAACTAGAactgttgttattattactatcaGGTTGAACTATTTGACTTTGTTGCTTTCCTGGTGTATTTGCTAAATTAGAAATATTGACATTAGCAGCAGGTGTAGATGCAGCAGAGTTTGAAGTACTATTTGTTGGTTCTTTTTTACTGAGTAATGACatgaagaaattgtcaTTGGAAGCTGCTCCCACTGGTAGTTGTGTTGGTGGTTGTGGcggttgtggttgtggcGGTGGACCTGTAGTTGAACCTTGTGATGAAATAGAAGAGCCTTGTCTTTGTAAAATATGGGGTGGTTGTGTTGGTTgtgttggttgttgttgttgttgttgttgttgttgctgttgttgtgatgGAGGTGGGAAAAATTGCTGACCTTGACCTTGATTTGGACCTAGATCTTGAGTAtgtgttgatgttgatgaaggACCCAGCTGTGGTAATGGTTGGGGTTgcggtggtggtggtggtggcggacctccaaaaaattttgaaaatccCGGCGGTGGTTGTGTACTATTTGGTGTTGGTTGACCACTACTTAATTGTTGAGGTTGAGGTTGAGATTGAGGTTGGATAGTTGTGGTGATTGTAGTAGTTGCTGGACTTGgaatttcttttggttGGTggaaaaatgatgaaaatcTTGATGATCGATGAggtttatcattatcattatgtGATTGTTCATTActttgtttgaaattagtTTCATTATCTTTGATTCCtccattatcaatattatcattaactTGATCTTGAGTTACAAATgagaaaaaattatcaacttCATTACCAGCATgaacagcagcagcattAGTATCAGtatttaattcttcattttcttcatcaatcaCTTCACCATTTTTTCTTCGTTCTTGtaatttcatttgatatttccatttttcaaaatcttcaacGGTTTGACCCATATTCATTAATCCGCCATTATTAGTCtctttattattgtatttatttgatgattcaGAAAAATTCCCAACATCATCCCATTCAGGAGTttctaattcattttcttgCTCACCTAATAATTGAGatattttatcatttgataattgatcCAATTCAAAAGATCTATTAAATCCTAAATGTCTGTCGCTACCATGACGATCACGTCCTGATCCACTACTAGTActgttttttctttcccaAGTTTCATTATAATTAGCACCTCGTCTACCTTTCTTCTTATATGTGCCACTATTGGtattaccaccactaccaccgccaccaccaccatcattAGATCGAGATTTTCCTAATCTCCAAAATGATTTATCGggtaatttatcattaacaTCAATTGGTTGAATTTCATTACGTGTagataataaatatttaatagtataaattttattatttcctTGTTTTGAAGGTGGGattgaattaataaatactttgtcatcgtcgtcgtcgtcatcatcatcatcattattaagattgttgatattagttttttgttgatcaaattcaaattcattaactTCTGGAGTTGATTCTCTTGCTGCATGAGCAATTGCTgaatctaataattttgataagGCATTACTCGGATCTAAACTATGAACAGATGAAGTTcttgtagttgttgttgtggtggtggtagtggtggttgGGTGTTGAGATATTGATTTCGTTGTTGAATCATTATCAGCAATTATAACAATTGATGGATCTGCCAACATTGGATTCATATTACTTGacattattgatgataagGGGTGTGGATGTGATTCTGATTCTGATTATTTGTTTGCtcttgaattgaaaacaaaaaaataaatatcaattagaacaaatgaattattattaagtCTATTAGCTAATTGATAAGATTAGAtaagataataatttacaaatatGATTAAGACAGATTgttcttttcaattaaatacaaatttgaaaatgatggaATAGGTAtcttgaagaagaagaagaagaagaagaaggcaAGATAACTTTTTAACCCAATCgatgaaaaatgaaagaaaagaagaaaaagaaaatttccttccaatttcaattcaattcaattagtTTTGTTCATCAGTACACTACTTACAATTACATGGGTACACACcgacacacacacacacacacactaAGAAAGGTTTTGTATTAATGGACACGACTAATTGAGTTATTTGTAATTATCATCCATCAATTTAGATTAATAACTATCAAAAAGTCTTAgatgaagttgatttttagtcattttaattgattggatgttatcaattattatcaattggtttTGATTCATATCTGGACTGATGTATAATTGTTCTACTATCTACACTTATTATTACCATatatttagtttttttgaactttattattatgtgAATCAAACCAA
The Candida albicans SC5314 chromosome 7, complete sequence genome window above contains:
- a CDS encoding uncharacterized protein (Putative eIF4E-associated protein;, accelerates mRNA degradation by promoting decapping; Spider biofilm repressed), coding for MSSNMNPMLADPSIVIIADNDSTTKSISQHPTTTTTTTTTTTRTSSVHSLDPSNALSKLLDSAIAHAARESTPEVNEFEFDQQKTNINNLNNDDDDDDDDDDKVFINSIPPSKQGNNKIYTIKYLLSTRNEIQPIDVNDKLPDKSFWRLGKSRSNDGGGGGGSGGNTNSGTYKKKGRRGANYNETWERKNSTSSGSGRDRHGSDRHLGFNRSFELDQLSNDKISQLLGEQENELETPEWDDVGNFSESSNKYNNKETNNGGLMNMGQTVEDFEKWKYQMKLQERRKNGEVIDEENEELNTDTNAAAVHAGNEVDNFFSFVTQDQVNDNIDNGGIKDNETNFKQSNEQSHNDNDKPHRSSRFSSFFHQPKEIPSPATTTITTTIQPQSQPQPQQLSSGQPTPNSTQPPPGFSKFFGGPPPPPPPQPQPLPQSGPSSTSTHTQDLGPNQGQGQQFFPPPSQQQQQQQQQQQQPTQPTQPPHILQRQGSSISSQGSTTGPPPQPQPPQPPTQLPVGAASNDNFFMSLLSKKEPTNSTSNSAASTPAANVNISNLANTPGKQQSQIVQPDSNNNNSSSSRKEPQALQGVPQGPQPPPPPFQQQQHHQQFQQPMYSQFPPQQIPPNQLPPWMRGGPLPPHLQGKGFPPPPPPPGFINKQPPQNQNQNQSQGQNSNQNSDQQQQQQQQQRLPPPGIFPPGYMPGPPTGSNFMPPPLSQQQQQQQFVNNPNARFGPPPPFMGMPLPPHLARPEAAVQNQQNRPQSQSQQGGQPQP